The following is a genomic window from Carassius auratus strain Wakin chromosome 15, ASM336829v1, whole genome shotgun sequence.
TCCATCGAGAAATTGTGTTCCTTCGCAAAACTTTCGTCTTGTAAACAAAACAACGCCGGAGAAAGACTACAGGACTACATTCATCTCAAAAGTGTCCCAATTTGCCCGCAATTCACTCTTATTCGATACTTTTGCGAGCAAACGCATTTTTTCTCAGAGGAACGAGAAAGAGCTCAAAAGAGAAAGAGCTTTCTTTTGCGAAAGAGCTCAAAAACATAGTAATATATCTTTCCTTCCATCTTCATCCATCTCAATGTCCTGTTGTGGGCTCCGTGGAAGGCCATTGTTTATCCTAACTGTTAAGACCTTTCCATCGACCTGCTGAGGGAATGAGTGCCTGCTTCCGTTTGTCTTTTCCCCTTGTCCTGCCAGAACGAGTCCAGAGAGAAGTAGTAGATGAGCGGATCCAGACAGCAGTTGACACTCGCCAGGCACACGAGCGCAAGTAAAGACTCCCCGCAATCGTCCTCAGTGTATGTCAAGAGATGTAAAGTAAACGGCAtgaaaaatatcacaaacaccAACATGTTGACTATAAAAATCATTATCACGTTCATTTTGTTGTTCACCTTGGCCGCTCCAGCGCTGGGACGCTTCCTCAGAACGATAACGACCACGACCGTGGAGACGATGTTGACCAGGAggagtattaataaaaatatcgCCTGTGAGATCGAGACGACATGCGAGCTTTTGGAGTGCACTTGAATCTCAAAGCACGGTATTTTTGGACACCCCTTCAGGGCGTCATAGAGTCTTCTAATCTCTGGGATGCAGAGGGTGGTGAGGAGGATCCACACGACCGCACAGCACTTCAGCGCGCACCCGGGGGTTCTCAAGGACCGGGAGCGCAGAGGGAAGACGAGGGCGATCATCCGGTCCACGCTGATCAAAGTGATGAAGATACTGCTCGTTCTGATGTTCACGCGAAACAACATTAAGGCAGCGGTGCATGTGGCCGCTCCAAACGGCCACTTGAGCGTTGCGTAAAAGTAGACGCGCAGTGGCAGGGAGAGCGCGAGGAGCATGTCGGACACCGCGAGGTTCACCATGAGCACGGCGCACGGTGACCGGAACCCGTGAGAGCGCAGCAGGATCCACAGGGACAGCGTGTTGAGCGGTAGACCCACTGCCAGAACCAGACCATACACCACTGCCGACGCCAGGTACCGGTTCGAAGGTTCGAGATCAGCGGTTATACAAGACGAGTTGGTCCAGTTCGAACACATGTTCGCGTTTCTGAAGAGAAAGGCGTGCGAAATAACAAAGGTTGAGTCGAAGCTGGTCTCTTAGATTTCGATTGACCTCTGAATGAATTTGAAGGTGGTTTTGAGGGAAGCCAGAGAGAAATGAAACGACTGAAGAGGAAGGATGTAGAATAAGGTGAGGGGTTTTCTCCGCCTCTTTAGTGGGGCCTGTTCTATTTCTCACGGTAGGTTgatttttaatgtcaaatttaaTGGCAAACTTtatttaccacaaaaatattCCACTCTTTATATTCAGAAAAAAGTACCGTTCTCTGACCTCATCTTGACCTTTTGGGACATGTTGTTCACAATGTGACGTCACATGGGAACCTGCTAAAAAAAAGGGGATTATGCACTCGAAGAAACATTTCAACAGGAGAAGAATACTGCACAAGCGATGTAAGGTGACATTTTGGACAACAAAGggtaaataaaactgaaatatagcGGTTAATAAATCTTATATCTACTTACATTTTACagatgcatttgtattttttatcctTAAATAATGATTctaatgatttttcatttttagtggtTTTAATAATTGGTATTACTATAAAAAtcgttttaaattacatttaaggcACTGATGTGctgaacatttttctttttctaattatttactaattgtaatgttacagtaatgagaaataaacttaatttaatattttgcattatagCAAAGAGGCGAAAGTACACTATTgactaattaataaatacaaacctgattccaaaaaagttgtgacactacaaattgtgagtaaaaaagtaatggaatagtttacaaatctcataaacttatattttattcacaacagaatatatataacatatcaaatgttgaaagtgagacattttgaaatgtcaggccaaatattggctcattgtggatttcatgagagctacacattccaaaaaagttgggacaggtagcaataagaggccggaaaagctaaatgtacatataagcAACAGCTGGAGGAcaattttgcaacttattaggtcaattggcaacatgattgggtttaaaaaaaaagcctctcagagtgacagtgtctctcagaagtcaagatggggcAGAGGATCACCGGCGAAAAAAAAAGTTGAGCAATATCAGAAatgagtttctcagagaaaaatttgaagagtttgaagttatcatcatctacagtgcataatatcatccaaagattcagagaatctggaacaatctctgtgtgtaaaggTCAAGGCTGGAAATGGTACtagatgcccgtgatcttcgggcccttagacggcactgcatcacatacagggctctactgtaatggaaatcacaacatgggctcaggaatacttccaggaAACATTGTCGATGAACACAATCCACAGCGCCATTTGctgttgccagctaaaactctataggtcaaaaaagaagccatacctaaacatgatccagaagcgcaggcattttctctgggccaaggctcatttaaaatggactgtggcaaagtggaaaactgttctgtggtcagatgaatcaaaatttgaagttttttttggaaaactgggacgccatgtcatccggactaaagaggacaaggagaacccaagttgttatcagttcagaagcctgtatctctgatggtttggggttgcatgagtgcgtgttgcatgggcagcttacacatctggaaagacaccatcaatgctgaaaggtatatccaagttctagaacaacatatgctcccatccagacgtcgtctctttcagggaagaccttgcattttacaacatgacaatgccagacacatactgcatcaattacaacatcatagcTGTGTAGAaaaaggatccgggtactgaaatgactagcctgcagtccagatctttcataCATAGAAAGCATTtggagcatcataaagaggaagatgcggcaaagaagacctaagacagttgagcaactagaagcctgtattagacaagaatgggacaacattactattcctaaacttgagcaacttgtctcctcagaccccagatgtttgcagactgttataaaaagaagaggggatgccacacagtggtaaacatggccatgtgccaacttttttgagatgtgttgatgccatgaaatttaaaatcaacttgtcTTTCCCTTAAAAttgtacattttctcagtttaagcATTTGATAGGTCATCTatgttttattctgaataaaatattgaaattggaaacttccacatcattgcattctgtttttattcacaatttttacaggGTCCCAAcgtttttggaatcgggtttgtaaataAATAAGGGTCTTAATAGCAGACTTCGatataaaaagattttaaaaaaggaGACCAGGTATGGTTTTAACTTAGGGAGAGTTGTAACAACACTATTTCCACCTATCAGGGATAAGCTAGGAGCCCTATGATAATTTGATTATTTACCCACTTCCTACCTGAATCTTATACGAATTGTTGTCACGGCTGAAACTATATATAAGCAGATTCTATAAAGAAAAAACAGATTTTGAAGAATTCTcatgcaaaactttttttaaactgctaATTTCAAACCATTATGCTAATAGAGCTAAACATTGGATGACGGGGGTGGGTAAGATGTAACACATTTTAGCATTCCCATGGTTTAGACTAAGAACTTTCATATTGTCTATATGGAGCTTTTTTGGCAGCTCAAAACCAAAGGAAATGTAGGTAAAATGTGCTCTTGTGCAGTTTCTGGATCCACCAAGCCTGCTCTCAAGGGTTAAAAAT
Proteins encoded in this region:
- the lpar5b gene encoding lysophosphatidic acid receptor 5b is translated as MCSNWTNSSCITADLEPSNRYLASAVVYGLVLAVGLPLNTLSLWILLRSHGFRSPCAVLMVNLAVSDMLLALSLPLRVYFYATLKWPFGAATCTAALMLFRVNIRTSSIFITLISVDRMIALVFPLRSRSLRTPGCALKCCAVVWILLTTLCIPEIRRLYDALKGCPKIPCFEIQVHSKSSHVVSISQAIFLLILLLVNIVSTVVVVIVLRKRPSAGAAKVNNKMNVIMIFIVNMLVFVIFFMPFTLHLLTYTEDDCGESLLALVCLASVNCCLDPLIYYFSLDSFWQDKGKRQTEAGTHSLSRSMERS